Proteins encoded together in one Vigna angularis cultivar LongXiaoDou No.4 chromosome 5, ASM1680809v1, whole genome shotgun sequence window:
- the LOC108340639 gene encoding beta-conglycinin beta subunit 1 — MMRARVPLLLLLGILFLASLSVSFGIVHREHQQSQEESDSRGTNNPFYFNSDRFHTLFRNEYGHLRVLQRFDQRSKQIQNLENYRLVEFKSKPNTLLLPHHADADFLLVVLNGRALLTLVNPDGRDSYILEQGHAQKIPAGTIFFLVNPNDNENLRIIKIATPINNPHRFQDFFLSSTEAQQSYLQGFSKNVLEASFDSEFKEINRVLFGEEGQQQQGEESQQEGVIVELEREQIRELIKHAKSSSRRSLSSQDEPFNLRNRKPIYSNKFGRWYEITPEKNPQLRDLDLFISSVDMKEGGLLLPHYNSKAIVILVINEGEANIELVGQREQQQNKLQEEQEESWEVQRYRAELSEDDVFIIPATYPVAINATSNLNFFAFGINAENNQRNFLAGEKDNVIGEIPTEVLDVTFPASGEKVVKLVKKQSDSHFVDAQPEQ, encoded by the exons ATGATGAGAGCAAGGGTTCCACTGCTACTGTTGTTGGGAATTCTCTTCCTGGCATCACTTTCTGTCTCCTTCGGCATTGTTCACCGGGAGCACCAACAGAGCCAGGAAGAGTCGGATTCAAGAGGAACAAACAACCCCTTCTACTTCAACTCTGACAGGTTCCATACTCTATTCAGAAACGAATATGGCCACCTTCGTGTGCTCCAGAGGTTTGACCAACGCTCCAAACAAATTCAGAATCTTGAAAACTACCGTCTTGTAGAGTTCAAGTCCAAACCCAACACCCTCCTTCTTCCTCACCATGCTGATGCCGATTTTCTCCTAGTGGTCCTTAACG GGAGAGCCTTACTCACCTTGGTGAACCCTGACGGTAGAGACTCCTACATTCTTGAGCAAGGCCATGCCCAGAAAATCCCTGCAGGAACCATTTTCTTTTTGGTTAACCCTAACGACAACGAGAATCTCAGAATAATCAAAATCGCCACACCCATTAACAACCCTCACAGATTTCAA GACTTTTTCTTATCTAGCACAGAAGCCCAACAATCCTACTTGCAAGGGTTCAGCAAGAATGTTCTAGAGGCCTCCTTCGAT AGTGAGTTCAAGGAGATAAACAGGGTTCTGTTTGGAGAGGAGGGACAACAACAGCAAGGCGAGGAGAGTCAGCAAGAGGGAGTGATTGTGGAACTTGAAAGAGAACAGATTCGCGAACTGATCAAACATGCGAAATCTAGTTCAAGGAGATCCCTTTCCTCCCAAGATGAACCATTCAACCTGAGAAACCGCAAACCCATCTACTCCAACAAATTTGGAAGGTGGTATGAGATCACCCCGGAGAAAAACCCCCAACTTAGGGACTTGGACCTGTTCATCAGTTCTGTGGATATGAAAGAG GGAGGCCTTCTTCTGCCACACTACAATTCTAAGGCCATAGTGATTCTGGTGATTAATGAAGGAGAAGCAAACATTGAACTTGTTGGCCAAAGAGAACAACAACAGAACAAGCTGCAAGAAGAACAAGAGGAAAGCTGGGAAGTGCAGAGGTATAGAGCTGAGTTGTCTGAAGACGATGTATTTATAATTCCAGCAACATATCCGGTTGCCATCAACGCTACCTCCAATCTGAATTTCTTTGCTTTCGGTATCAATGCTGAGAACAACCAGAGGAACTTCCTTGCAG GTGAGAAAGACAATGTGATAGGCGAGATACCTACAGAGGTGTTGGATGTGACATTCCCTGCATCTGGTGAGAAGGTTGTGAAGCTGGTAAAGAAGCAGAGCGATTCCCACTTTGTGGATGCACAGCCTGAGCAATAA